The following are encoded in a window of Kitasatospora sp. NBC_01250 genomic DNA:
- a CDS encoding carbohydrate ABC transporter permease yields MKAHRWYTPWLLIAPALIWLAVFSLWPAINTGVLSFTNVHTLSGGQFIGVHNYALMWHDPLLRDAILNTLIFMAVCVPLLTFLPLLLAMLVQRTLPFMGFFRTVFYFPVIASAVVVALIWQWLLDDRGLVNGLGKQMGLIHSTVPFLTDRWLLLFSAITLTVWKGLGYYMVLYLSALGNVRRELHEAAAVDGAGTVRRFWAVTVPGVRGTMALVSVLIAVNAMRTFSELYILGGRTGGIGGQDVSLVMLIQQAASGSDGRLGYASALSVLLFVLTIGPLLLLARWNRRTD; encoded by the coding sequence ATGAAGGCCCACCGCTGGTACACCCCCTGGCTGTTGATCGCCCCCGCGCTGATCTGGCTCGCCGTCTTCAGCCTCTGGCCGGCGATCAACACCGGTGTGCTCTCGTTCACCAACGTGCACACCCTCAGCGGCGGGCAGTTCATCGGCGTGCACAACTACGCCCTGATGTGGCACGACCCGCTGCTGCGCGACGCGATCCTCAACACGCTGATCTTCATGGCGGTCTGCGTCCCGCTGCTGACCTTCCTGCCGCTGCTGCTGGCCATGCTGGTCCAGCGCACCCTGCCGTTCATGGGCTTCTTCCGGACCGTCTTCTACTTCCCGGTGATCGCCTCCGCCGTGGTGGTGGCGCTGATCTGGCAGTGGCTGCTGGACGACCGGGGCCTGGTCAACGGGCTCGGCAAGCAGATGGGCCTGATCCACTCGACCGTGCCCTTCCTGACCGACCGGTGGCTGCTGCTCTTCAGCGCCATCACGCTCACCGTCTGGAAGGGCCTGGGCTACTACATGGTGCTCTACCTCTCGGCGCTCGGGAACGTGCGCCGAGAGCTGCACGAGGCCGCCGCAGTGGACGGCGCCGGCACGGTGCGCCGCTTCTGGGCGGTGACGGTGCCCGGTGTGCGCGGCACCATGGCGCTGGTCTCGGTGCTGATCGCGGTCAACGCCATGCGCACCTTCTCCGAGCTGTACATCCTCGGCGGACGCACCGGCGGCATCGGCGGCCAGGACGTCTCGCTGGTGATGCTGATCCAGCAGGCCGCCTCGGGCAGCGACGGCCGGCTCGGCTACGCCTCCGCGCTCAGCGTGCTGCTCTTCGTGCTGACCATCGGCCCGCTGCTGCTGCTGGCCCGCTGGAACCGGAGGACCGACTGA
- a CDS encoding tryptophan dimethylallyltransferase family protein yields the protein MDAHATAAAGPEAGFSPDTGVIAEMVGRPLRFDSTRYLPTDSYAEVATDRVWRAHQSLGLTGETRASILALLQELTEPWGRLPVGTPPERACWVAIDGMPFEPSVAWVNGTAGVRLSLEPPGDGTAVSRMRAAMALTRRLAGRPGVFVDRLLEIEDLFVEDDPQGFFTMAHAVAWRPGAHPEYKIFLNPAVAGREQSADRTEQAMLRLGLERPWRALVEHLGGAFTPAHEPVAIAVDLVGGDDFRAQLYLAHSGVSAAEIDAKSAVAHDHVPGLFARALQQINGPHDATAWQRKPPVTTFTLDTRHDRPSATLYVPLIPVHDSDAAARDRVAAFLRAEGAPSADPYVALLDDLADRPLSRSLTQNFMSYRGGDAARFSIYLAPGTYRAADGLG from the coding sequence ATGGACGCCCACGCAACCGCCGCCGCCGGCCCGGAGGCCGGCTTCAGCCCGGACACCGGCGTCATCGCCGAGATGGTCGGACGCCCGCTGCGCTTCGACTCCACCCGCTACCTGCCGACGGACAGCTACGCCGAGGTCGCCACCGACCGCGTCTGGCGCGCCCACCAGAGCCTGGGGCTCACCGGCGAGACCCGCGCCTCGATCCTGGCCCTGCTCCAGGAGCTGACCGAGCCCTGGGGCCGGCTGCCGGTCGGCACACCCCCCGAGCGCGCCTGCTGGGTGGCCATCGACGGCATGCCCTTCGAGCCCTCGGTCGCCTGGGTGAACGGCACCGCCGGCGTGCGGCTCTCGCTGGAGCCCCCGGGCGACGGCACCGCGGTCTCCCGGATGCGCGCGGCGATGGCCCTGACCCGCCGGCTGGCCGGCCGGCCCGGCGTCTTCGTCGACCGCCTGCTGGAGATCGAGGACCTCTTCGTCGAGGACGATCCGCAGGGCTTCTTCACCATGGCCCACGCGGTCGCCTGGCGCCCCGGGGCCCACCCCGAGTACAAGATCTTCCTCAATCCTGCGGTGGCCGGCCGGGAGCAGTCCGCCGACCGCACCGAGCAGGCCATGCTCCGCCTCGGCCTGGAGCGCCCCTGGCGCGCCCTGGTCGAGCACCTCGGCGGCGCCTTCACCCCCGCCCACGAGCCCGTCGCCATCGCCGTGGACCTGGTCGGCGGGGACGACTTCCGGGCCCAGCTGTACCTGGCGCACTCCGGGGTGAGCGCCGCCGAGATCGACGCCAAGTCCGCCGTCGCCCACGACCACGTCCCCGGCCTGTTCGCCCGCGCGCTGCAGCAGATCAACGGCCCGCACGACGCGACCGCCTGGCAGCGCAAGCCCCCGGTCACCACCTTCACCCTGGACACCCGCCACGACCGGCCGAGCGCCACCCTCTACGTCCCGCTGATCCCGGTGCACGACAGCGACGCGGCGGCCCGCGACCGGGTGGCGGCCTTCCTGCGCGCCGAGGGCGCGCCGTCGGCCGACCCCTATGTCGCCCTGCTCGACGACCTCGCCGACCGCCCGCTGTCCCGCTCGCTCACCCAGAACTTCATGTCCTACCGGGGCGGCGACGCCGCACGGTTCTCCATCTACCTGGCCCCCGGCACCTACCGGGCGGCCGACGGACTCGGCTGA
- a CDS encoding glycoside hydrolase 5 family protein encodes MSDAIDAPRFGVNYTPAKGWFHHWLDFDLDAVRTDLDSIAGLGLDHLRVFPLWPLFQPNRTLIRPRAVEQLVALVDAAGERGLDVAVDGLQGHLSSFDFLPSWTATWHRRNIFTDPEVVEGQEDYLRTLAGALAERPNFLGLTIGNEINQFSGDPHPDPDRITPEQAAAWLRRVLAACEQGAPGRLHLHAEYDAAWYQDDHPFTPAQAARIGAATAVHSWVFNGTAQRYGADSTACDQHAAYMVELSKAWAEDPHRPVWLQEVGAPAPHIAPEAAGRFTATTVAAALDCPDLWGVTWWCSHDVDRSLADFPELEYSLGLLTNDQQVKPAGRALAEAVAEARANGRRPLPRTTALVLDLPLDAPKRSTCAPGGAFFEAFMRLAADGARPTALLAEHAADQAHLTARGITEVVTVEDVDRT; translated from the coding sequence ATGAGTGACGCGATCGACGCGCCGAGGTTCGGCGTCAACTACACCCCGGCCAAGGGATGGTTCCACCACTGGCTCGACTTCGACCTCGACGCGGTGCGCACCGACCTGGACTCGATCGCCGGGCTGGGCCTGGACCACCTGCGGGTCTTCCCGCTCTGGCCGCTCTTCCAGCCCAACCGCACGCTGATCCGCCCGCGCGCCGTCGAGCAGTTGGTCGCGCTGGTGGACGCGGCGGGCGAACGCGGCCTGGACGTCGCGGTGGACGGCCTGCAGGGCCACCTGTCCAGCTTCGACTTCCTGCCCTCGTGGACGGCCACCTGGCACCGGCGCAACATCTTCACCGACCCCGAGGTGGTCGAGGGGCAGGAGGACTACCTGCGCACCCTGGCCGGCGCGCTGGCCGAGCGGCCCAACTTCCTGGGCCTGACGATCGGCAACGAGATCAACCAGTTCTCCGGCGATCCGCACCCCGACCCGGACCGGATCACCCCGGAGCAGGCCGCCGCCTGGCTGCGCCGGGTGCTGGCCGCCTGCGAGCAGGGCGCGCCGGGCCGGCTGCACCTGCACGCGGAGTACGACGCGGCCTGGTACCAGGACGACCACCCGTTCACCCCGGCACAGGCCGCCCGGATCGGCGCCGCCACCGCCGTGCACTCCTGGGTCTTCAACGGCACCGCGCAGCGCTACGGCGCCGACTCCACCGCCTGCGACCAGCACGCCGCGTACATGGTCGAGCTGTCCAAGGCCTGGGCCGAGGACCCGCACCGCCCGGTCTGGCTGCAGGAGGTCGGCGCACCGGCCCCGCACATCGCCCCCGAGGCGGCGGGCCGCTTCACCGCCACCACGGTGGCCGCCGCGCTGGACTGCCCCGACCTGTGGGGCGTCACCTGGTGGTGCTCGCACGACGTGGACCGCTCGCTCGCCGACTTCCCCGAACTCGAGTACAGCCTGGGCCTGCTCACCAACGACCAGCAGGTCAAGCCGGCCGGGCGCGCGCTGGCCGAGGCGGTCGCCGAGGCCCGCGCGAACGGCCGCAGGCCGCTGCCGCGCACCACCGCGCTAGTGCTCGACCTGCCTCTCGACGCGCCCAAGCGCTCCACCTGCGCCCCCGGCGGCGCCTTCTTCGAGGCCTTCATGCGGCTGGCCGCCGACGGCGCGCGGCCCACCGCGCTGCTCGCCGAACACGCCGCCGACCAGGCGCACCTGACGGCCCGCGGCATCACCGAGGTCGTCACGGTCGAGGACGTCGACCGCACCTGA
- a CDS encoding cytochrome P450, with protein sequence MSDMVNEYLDDATTGKRPPRPYPFSEAVALDLDPLYEKLRAEEPVTRVSCPYGEDAWLVTTHADMKTILGDPRFSRALAAEHDESRLTPLPINTSILGMDSPDHPRLRRLLSKTFTMRRVELLRPRIEQEAHRLIDELVAAGAPGDLMEGFAVPFAGTVVCDLLGVPFEDREQFRGWLDAFSATTVMSEQEIEEDTQRLYDYIGKLMVRRREEPQDDLISAMVKASDEEDKLSEKELVELASVLLIAGHETVSSQLIDSLHVLFGHPEQLAALGREPELLPGAVEELLRYVPLISHVTFARYATEDVELSGTLVRAGESVLPAIPSANRDESVFENADRFDVRRTPNPHLGFGYGIHRCLGAPLARLELQVALETLFARLPGLHCAVPAAELEWKDGMQVRSLLHLPVNWAG encoded by the coding sequence ATGAGCGACATGGTGAACGAGTACCTGGACGACGCGACGACCGGCAAGCGCCCGCCGCGTCCCTACCCCTTCAGCGAGGCTGTGGCGCTGGACCTCGACCCGCTGTACGAGAAGCTGCGCGCCGAGGAGCCCGTGACGCGGGTCTCCTGCCCCTACGGCGAGGACGCCTGGCTGGTGACCACGCACGCGGACATGAAGACGATCCTCGGCGATCCCCGCTTCAGCCGCGCGCTGGCCGCCGAGCACGACGAGTCGCGGCTGACCCCGCTGCCGATCAACACCAGCATCCTGGGCATGGACTCGCCCGACCACCCCCGGCTGCGCCGCCTGCTCTCCAAGACGTTCACCATGCGCCGGGTCGAGCTGCTGCGCCCGCGGATCGAGCAGGAGGCGCACCGGCTGATCGACGAGCTGGTGGCCGCGGGCGCGCCGGGCGACCTGATGGAGGGCTTCGCGGTGCCGTTCGCCGGCACCGTGGTCTGCGACCTGCTGGGCGTGCCGTTCGAGGACCGCGAGCAGTTCCGCGGCTGGCTGGACGCCTTCTCCGCGACGACCGTGATGTCCGAGCAGGAGATCGAGGAGGACACCCAGCGGCTGTACGACTACATCGGCAAGCTGATGGTGCGCCGGCGCGAGGAGCCGCAGGACGACCTGATCAGCGCCATGGTCAAGGCCAGCGACGAGGAGGACAAGCTCTCCGAGAAGGAGCTGGTGGAGCTGGCCAGCGTGCTGCTGATCGCCGGCCACGAGACGGTCTCCTCCCAGCTCATCGACTCGCTGCACGTGCTGTTCGGCCATCCCGAGCAGCTGGCGGCGCTCGGGCGGGAGCCGGAGCTGCTGCCGGGCGCGGTGGAGGAGCTGCTGCGCTACGTGCCGCTCATCTCCCACGTCACCTTCGCGCGCTACGCCACCGAGGACGTCGAGCTGAGCGGCACGCTGGTGCGGGCCGGGGAGTCCGTGCTGCCCGCGATTCCCTCGGCCAACCGCGACGAGTCGGTCTTCGAGAATGCGGACCGGTTCGACGTCCGTCGCACGCCCAATCCGCACCTGGGATTCGGGTACGGAATCCACCGCTGCCTGGGCGCGCCGCTCGCGCGGCTGGAGTTGCAGGTGGCACTCGAAACGCTCTTCGCCCGGCTGCCCGGACTGCACTGCGCGGTCCCGGCGGCGGAGCTGGAATGGAAGGACGGCATGCAGGTGCGCAGCCTGCTGCATTTGCCGGTGAACTGGGCGGGCTGA
- a CDS encoding MbtH family protein produces the protein MSDPWDDTAGTFLVLVNDEGQHSLWPAFTAVPAGWTTVCGPVTRDECLAYVEENWTDMRPKSLVDHPTDLSEARSA, from the coding sequence GTGAGCGATCCCTGGGACGACACCGCCGGCACCTTCCTGGTCCTGGTCAACGACGAGGGCCAGCACTCGCTGTGGCCCGCCTTCACCGCCGTCCCGGCCGGCTGGACCACGGTGTGCGGACCGGTCACCCGGGACGAGTGCCTGGCGTACGTCGAGGAGAACTGGACCGACATGCGGCCCAAGAGCCTTGTCGACCACCCCACTGATCTCTCGGAGGCCCGATCCGCATGA
- a CDS encoding carbohydrate ABC transporter permease — translation MTALSDRVDAPPAPAPAPAARRGPGRRRSPVFDAVTPLGLTARYLTLLVILAVTVGPMLWELSTSLKSAFEDVYTATPQLLPHHPTFANYGKVARAVPIGHFALNSIIVAALCVGGNLLGATAAGYALARLRFRGQRLVLGLFLSTLVLPGEVTIISQYQTVTKLGFGNSLIGVALPAMIGALNVLLMRNAFLALPADVEEAAVIDGATVWQRIRYIALPSVKGTLSVVAILTFIGAWDDFLWPLLVLQSPDKLTLTVGLSYLQNVFSADPRTLAAGAMIALLPILALFVALQRFFFRGVGEGAVKG, via the coding sequence ATGACCGCCCTGTCCGACCGGGTCGACGCCCCGCCCGCCCCCGCACCGGCCCCCGCCGCCAGGCGCGGGCCCGGGCGGCGCCGCTCCCCCGTCTTCGACGCGGTGACCCCGCTGGGCCTGACCGCCCGCTACCTCACCCTGCTGGTGATCCTGGCCGTCACGGTCGGGCCAATGCTCTGGGAGCTCTCCACCTCGCTGAAGAGCGCCTTCGAGGACGTCTACACCGCCACCCCGCAACTGCTGCCGCACCACCCGACCTTCGCCAACTACGGCAAGGTGGCGCGGGCCGTGCCGATCGGGCACTTCGCGCTCAACTCGATCATCGTGGCGGCGCTCTGCGTGGGCGGCAACCTGCTCGGCGCCACCGCCGCCGGCTACGCGCTGGCCCGGCTGAGGTTCCGCGGCCAACGGCTGGTGCTGGGCCTGTTCCTGTCCACCCTGGTGCTGCCCGGCGAGGTGACCATCATCTCGCAGTACCAGACGGTGACCAAGCTCGGCTTCGGCAACTCGCTGATCGGCGTGGCGCTGCCCGCCATGATCGGGGCGCTGAACGTGCTGCTGATGCGCAACGCCTTCCTGGCCCTGCCCGCCGACGTGGAGGAGGCCGCGGTGATCGACGGGGCCACCGTCTGGCAGCGCATCCGCTACATCGCGCTGCCCAGCGTCAAGGGCACGCTGAGCGTGGTCGCCATCCTGACCTTCATCGGCGCCTGGGACGACTTCCTGTGGCCGCTGCTGGTCCTGCAGAGCCCCGACAAGCTCACCCTCACCGTCGGCCTCTCCTACCTGCAGAACGTCTTCTCGGCCGATCCGCGCACCCTGGCGGCCGGCGCGATGATCGCCCTGCTGCCGATCCTGGCGCTCTTCGTGGCACTGCAGCGGTTCTTCTTCCGCGGCGTCGGCGAGGGCGCGGTGAAGGGCTGA
- a CDS encoding alpha-mannosidase — MHDDRSLVESRLKRVLDERIRPAVYPESVPLEVGIWTAPDEPVPVAEGLAAPRRPIAVGDAWGAPWGTSWLTVSGTVPEAWAGRTVEALIDLGFDKNMPGFQCEGLVYRPDGTPVKGLNPCNQWVRVAAPAAGGEQVLLHVEAASNPVILDYHPFLPTELGDKETAGDQPQYTLARMDLAVFDETVWHLVADLEVLGELMAELPVDGPRRWEILRAVERALDAVDLQDVGATAAAARAELAGVLAAPAVPSAHRLSAVGHAHIDSAWLWPLRETVRKVARTTANMTALLEDEPDFVYTMSQAQQYAWIKEHRPEVYDRVKQAVAEGRFVPAGGMWVESDTNMPGSEAMARQFVHGKRFFLEEFGVENQEAWLPDTFGFTGGLPQIIKAAGSKWLLTQKISWSQVNSFPHHTFWWEGIDGTRIFTHFPPIDTYNCSMKGSEIAHAARNFKDKGRASHSLAPTGWGDGGGGTTREMIAKAARMRNLEGSATVTWEKPADFFAKAQAEYPEPPVWVGELYLELHRATLTSQAKTKQGNRASENLLREAELWAATAAVQAGLPYPYQELDRIWKTVLLHQFHDILPGSSIAWVHREAERTYAAVAEELTGIIAGAQQALAGDATSGTEVVFNATPHERGGVPAAGGRPTTPGRRGSCSLQQRPEGGYLLDNGLLRVAVDGRGLVVSVYDLAQERETIAPGTAANLLQIHPDFPNMWDAWDVDQFYRNTVTDLTGLDELTVAAEQPEAVAVRVTRSFGASKVVQTLTLTAGTKRLDMDTEVDWHETEKFLKAAFPLDLHTERYASETQFGHQHRATHTNTSWESAKFEACNHRFVHFAEPDWGVALVTASTYGHDVTRTVRPEDHGTTTTVRVSLLRAPRFPDPHTDQGLHRFRHALVAGATIGDAVREGYRINLPERRVPGDAEVAPLVHVDNDAVVVSAVKLADDESGDVVVRLYEAHGGRARATLHTSFEHTAVQVCDLLERPLGTEAQVREDGIALHLRPFELVTLRLTRTGATA; from the coding sequence ATGCACGACGACCGCAGCCTGGTCGAGTCCCGTCTCAAGCGCGTACTCGACGAGCGCATCCGCCCCGCGGTCTATCCGGAGTCCGTCCCGCTGGAGGTCGGCATCTGGACCGCCCCCGACGAGCCGGTCCCGGTCGCCGAGGGCCTGGCCGCCCCCCGCAGGCCGATCGCGGTCGGCGACGCGTGGGGCGCGCCCTGGGGCACCAGCTGGCTGACCGTCTCGGGGACGGTGCCCGAGGCCTGGGCCGGGCGGACCGTGGAGGCCCTGATCGACCTGGGCTTCGACAAGAACATGCCCGGCTTCCAGTGCGAGGGCCTGGTCTACCGCCCCGACGGCACGCCGGTGAAGGGCCTGAACCCGTGCAACCAGTGGGTGCGGGTGGCCGCACCGGCAGCCGGCGGCGAGCAGGTGCTGCTGCACGTGGAGGCTGCCTCCAACCCGGTCATCCTGGACTACCACCCCTTCCTGCCCACCGAGTTGGGCGACAAGGAGACCGCCGGCGACCAGCCGCAGTACACGCTGGCCCGGATGGACCTGGCGGTCTTCGACGAGACCGTCTGGCACCTGGTGGCGGACCTGGAGGTCCTGGGCGAGCTGATGGCCGAGCTGCCGGTGGACGGCCCGCGCCGCTGGGAGATCCTGCGCGCCGTGGAGCGGGCGCTGGACGCCGTCGACCTGCAGGACGTGGGAGCGACGGCCGCCGCCGCCCGCGCCGAGCTGGCCGGGGTGCTGGCCGCCCCCGCCGTGCCGTCCGCGCACAGGCTCAGCGCGGTGGGCCACGCGCACATCGACTCCGCCTGGCTGTGGCCGCTGCGCGAGACGGTCCGCAAGGTGGCCAGGACCACCGCCAACATGACGGCTCTGCTGGAGGACGAGCCGGACTTCGTCTACACCATGTCCCAGGCCCAGCAGTACGCCTGGATCAAGGAGCACCGGCCGGAGGTGTACGACCGGGTCAAGCAGGCGGTGGCCGAGGGCCGCTTCGTGCCGGCCGGCGGGATGTGGGTGGAGTCGGACACCAACATGCCGGGCTCGGAGGCGATGGCCCGTCAGTTCGTGCACGGGAAGCGGTTCTTCCTGGAGGAGTTCGGCGTCGAGAACCAGGAGGCCTGGCTGCCCGACACCTTCGGCTTCACCGGCGGCCTGCCGCAGATCATCAAGGCGGCCGGCTCCAAGTGGCTGCTGACCCAGAAGATCTCCTGGAGCCAGGTCAACAGCTTCCCGCACCACACCTTCTGGTGGGAGGGCATCGACGGGACCCGGATCTTCACCCACTTCCCGCCGATCGACACCTACAACTGCTCCATGAAGGGCAGTGAAATCGCCCACGCGGCAAGGAACTTCAAGGACAAGGGCCGGGCCAGCCACTCGCTGGCGCCCACCGGCTGGGGCGACGGCGGCGGCGGGACCACCCGCGAGATGATCGCCAAGGCGGCCCGGATGCGGAACCTGGAGGGCTCGGCCACCGTCACCTGGGAGAAGCCCGCCGACTTCTTCGCCAAGGCGCAGGCCGAGTACCCCGAACCGCCGGTCTGGGTCGGCGAGCTCTACCTCGAACTGCACCGCGCCACCCTGACCAGCCAGGCGAAGACCAAGCAGGGCAACCGGGCCAGCGAGAACCTGCTGCGCGAGGCCGAGCTGTGGGCGGCCACTGCCGCCGTTCAGGCCGGACTCCCCTACCCCTACCAGGAGTTGGACCGGATCTGGAAGACCGTACTGCTGCACCAGTTCCACGACATCCTGCCCGGCTCCTCGATCGCCTGGGTGCACCGCGAGGCGGAGCGGACGTACGCCGCCGTCGCCGAGGAGCTGACCGGGATCATCGCGGGCGCCCAGCAGGCACTGGCCGGTGACGCCACGTCAGGAACCGAGGTGGTCTTCAACGCGACACCGCACGAGCGGGGCGGGGTACCGGCCGCCGGCGGGCGCCCGACGACCCCGGGCCGGCGCGGCAGTTGCTCGCTCCAGCAGCGCCCCGAGGGCGGCTACCTGCTGGACAACGGCCTGCTGCGGGTCGCGGTGGACGGGCGCGGCCTGGTCGTCTCGGTCTACGACCTGGCCCAGGAGCGCGAGACCATCGCCCCCGGCACCGCCGCCAACCTGCTGCAGATCCACCCGGACTTCCCCAACATGTGGGACGCCTGGGACGTCGACCAGTTCTACCGCAACACCGTCACCGACCTGACCGGCCTGGACGAGCTGACGGTGGCCGCCGAGCAGCCGGAGGCGGTCGCGGTGCGGGTGACCCGCTCCTTCGGCGCCTCGAAGGTGGTGCAGACCCTGACCCTGACGGCCGGCACCAAGCGGCTCGACATGGACACCGAGGTGGACTGGCACGAGACGGAGAAGTTCCTCAAGGCCGCCTTCCCACTGGACCTGCACACCGAGCGCTACGCCTCCGAGACCCAGTTCGGCCACCAGCACCGCGCCACCCACACCAACACCAGCTGGGAGTCGGCCAAGTTCGAGGCCTGCAACCACCGCTTCGTGCACTTCGCCGAGCCCGACTGGGGCGTGGCCCTGGTCACCGCCTCCACCTACGGCCACGACGTGACCCGCACGGTGCGCCCCGAGGACCACGGCACCACCACCACGGTGCGCGTCTCGCTGCTGCGCGCCCCGCGCTTCCCCGACCCGCACACCGACCAGGGCCTGCACCGCTTCCGGCACGCGCTGGTGGCCGGCGCCACGATCGGTGACGCGGTGCGCGAGGGCTACCGGATCAACCTGCCCGAGCGGCGGGTGCCCGGCGACGCCGAGGTCGCCCCACTGGTGCACGTGGACAACGACGCAGTGGTGGTCAGCGCCGTCAAGCTGGCCGACGACGAGAGCGGCGACGTGGTGGTGCGGCTCTACGAGGCGCACGGCGGCCGGGCCAGGGCCACGCTGCACACCTCCTTCGAGCACACCGCGGTGCAGGTCTGCGATCTGCTGGAGCGCCCGCTCGGCACCGAGGCACAGGTGCGCGAGGATGGGATCGCGCTGCACCTGCGCCCGTTCGAGCTGGTCACGCTGCGCCTGACCCGCACCGGGGCCACCGCGTAG
- a CDS encoding aldo/keto reductase family protein: MNFRHLGRSGLIVSRLAYGNWLTRSSSRSEETELACVRAALDAGITTFDTADVYAGSQAEESLGRALKGERREGLEILTKVFAPTGPGRNDMGLSRKHIRESIDNSLRRLGMDHVDVYQAHRFDPSTPLEETMAALADVVHAGKAHYIGVSEWTAEQIRRGHALAGELRIPFVSNQPQYSALWRVPEVEVMPLCEELGMGQIVWSPLAQGVLTGKYLPGGQWPEGSRATDSNDGSEVLAPWLTDEVLHRVQRLHPIAADLGLTLAQLSLAWVLQHPNVSAAVIGASRPEQITDNAKAAGVTLDAEVLSAIDAVLDPVVSRDPAATTDSSPTDPAWRVG, encoded by the coding sequence ATGAATTTCCGTCACCTTGGACGCAGTGGCCTGATTGTCAGTCGGCTCGCTTACGGCAACTGGCTGACCCGGAGTTCTTCGAGGAGTGAGGAAACCGAGCTGGCCTGTGTGCGGGCCGCACTCGACGCCGGAATCACCACCTTCGACACCGCCGATGTGTATGCCGGCTCGCAGGCCGAGGAATCCCTCGGCCGGGCGCTGAAGGGCGAGCGCCGGGAGGGCCTGGAGATCCTCACCAAGGTCTTCGCGCCCACCGGTCCCGGGCGCAACGACATGGGCCTTTCCCGCAAGCACATCCGGGAATCCATCGACAACTCGCTGCGCCGCCTGGGCATGGACCACGTGGACGTCTACCAGGCGCACCGGTTCGACCCCTCCACCCCGCTGGAGGAGACCATGGCGGCGCTGGCCGACGTGGTGCACGCGGGCAAGGCGCACTACATCGGGGTCTCCGAGTGGACCGCCGAGCAGATCCGGCGCGGCCATGCCCTCGCGGGTGAGCTGCGGATCCCGTTCGTCTCCAACCAGCCGCAGTACAGCGCCCTGTGGCGGGTGCCCGAGGTCGAGGTGATGCCGCTCTGCGAGGAGCTGGGGATGGGGCAGATCGTCTGGTCACCGCTGGCCCAGGGCGTGCTGACCGGCAAGTACCTGCCGGGCGGGCAGTGGCCCGAGGGCTCCCGGGCCACCGACTCCAACGACGGGTCGGAGGTGCTGGCGCCCTGGCTGACCGACGAGGTCCTGCACCGGGTCCAGCGGCTGCACCCGATCGCCGCCGACCTCGGGCTGACCCTGGCCCAGCTCTCGCTGGCCTGGGTGCTCCAGCACCCCAATGTCTCGGCCGCCGTGATCGGCGCCTCCCGGCCCGAGCAGATCACCGACAACGCCAAGGCGGCCGGCGTCACGCTCGACGCCGAGGTGCTCAGCGCGATCGACGCGGTGCTCGACCCGGTGGTCAGCCGCGACCCGGCCGCGACCACCGACAGCAGCCCCACCGATCCCGCCTGGCGGGTGGGCTGA
- a CDS encoding ROK family protein, whose amino-acid sequence MSTEESIAQPAVQPAAPHPAQQPTGLIAALDIGGTKIAGALVDQQGTLLHRAQRPTYAHDPGEAVMLTVHRILGELAEDPRWSEVRAVGIGCAGPVDITRGTVSPVNIAGWRDFPLVARVAADPAVLKLARATGPGTEQGVPVRLAGDGVAMAAGEHWRGAARDSADALCLVVSTGVGAGLVLDGAVRPGPSGNAGHLGHLSVDLNGEVCPCGSRGCVEVLASGTAIARHALRSGWRPAARDAATDAAAVAESARQGDPLALAAYERAGQALAAGIAATATLLDLRLAVIGGGVAGAGDLLLAPLRRHLDTYAALSFVRPFEVRLTELGPDAGLIGAAALTLVRP is encoded by the coding sequence ATGTCCACCGAAGAGTCCATCGCCCAGCCCGCCGTGCAGCCCGCCGCCCCGCACCCGGCACAGCAACCCACCGGCCTGATCGCCGCCCTCGACATCGGGGGCACCAAGATCGCCGGTGCGCTGGTCGACCAGCAGGGCACCCTGCTGCACCGTGCCCAGCGGCCCACCTACGCCCACGACCCGGGCGAGGCGGTCATGCTGACGGTCCACCGGATCCTCGGCGAGCTGGCCGAGGACCCGCGCTGGTCCGAGGTCCGGGCGGTGGGGATCGGCTGCGCGGGACCGGTGGACATCACCCGCGGCACGGTCAGCCCCGTCAACATCGCCGGCTGGCGCGACTTCCCGCTGGTCGCACGGGTCGCCGCCGACCCCGCGGTGCTGAAGCTGGCCAGGGCGACCGGGCCGGGGACGGAGCAGGGCGTGCCGGTGCGGCTGGCCGGGGACGGCGTCGCGATGGCGGCCGGCGAGCACTGGCGCGGGGCCGCCCGGGACAGCGCCGACGCGCTCTGCCTGGTGGTCTCCACCGGGGTCGGCGCCGGGCTGGTGCTCGACGGCGCCGTGCGGCCCGGCCCCAGCGGCAACGCCGGGCACCTGGGCCACCTGAGCGTGGACCTGAACGGCGAGGTCTGCCCGTGCGGCTCGCGCGGCTGCGTCGAGGTGCTGGCCAGCGGCACCGCCATCGCCCGCCACGCGCTGCGCTCCGGCTGGCGCCCGGCGGCCCGGGACGCCGCCACCGACGCCGCGGCCGTCGCCGAGTCCGCGCGCCAGGGCGACCCGCTCGCGCTGGCCGCCTACGAACGCGCGGGCCAGGCGCTGGCCGCGGGCATCGCTGCCACCGCCACCCTGCTGGACCTGCGGCTGGCCGTCATCGGCGGCGGCGTGGCCGGGGCGGGCGACCTGCTGCTCGCCCCGCTCCGCCGCCACCTGGACACCTACGCCGCCCTCTCCTTCGTCCGCCCCTTCGAGGTGCGGCTCACCGAACTCGGCCCCGACGCAGGCCTGATCGGCGCCGCGGCCCTCACCCTGGTCAGACCGTGA